One genomic region from Strix uralensis isolate ZFMK-TIS-50842 chromosome 19, bStrUra1, whole genome shotgun sequence encodes:
- the LOC141952260 gene encoding uncharacterized protein LOC141952260 isoform X2 produces the protein MSPCPQARGDPGDPAGMGISPRPRPVPSGPDHGACCQPRPQAAPRGHPSRVGTGEAGLAGPTPRTPRPRVAAGPGGGARSVGRSGHGRDRARGAERVPGEIGVRRGLRRTAGSRRGTPPGGGMEGDDVLPVAGGPISQFPMDVSLLRMLQLALCSPEAPFKAELHGEAGDKRSDKSCGNGVVARGTTAITHLIPCTRAAQQQGESLLNNGGVHPPRPERRPPRLPPPSPLSAGRRDNNLVQRLRKLSGKTYPSRVNCRAILVMKLMLFALPAI, from the exons ATGTCCCCGTGCCCCCAGGCTCGGGGCGATCCGGGTGACCCCGCGGGGATGGGGATCTCTCCTCGCCCCCGACCGGTCCCTTCGGGGCCCGACCACGGCGCCTGCTGCCAGCCGCGTCCCCAGGCCGCCCCTCGGGGACACCCGTCCCGCGTGGGGACGGGCGAGGCAGGGCTGGCGGGTCCCACGCCCCGCACCCCACGCCCTCGGGTGGCCGCTGGCCCCGGTGGCGGGGCTCGCTCCGTCGGGCGGAGCGGACACGG CCGGGACAGGGCGAGAGGAGCGGAGCGGGTGCCTGGAGAAATCGGGGTACGGCGAGGACTGAGGAGGACAGCGGGCAGCCGGCGAGGGACACCTCCgggaggggggatggagggggacgATGTCCTGCCCGTCGCTGGTGGCCCCATCAG ccaGTTCCCCATGGATGTATCTCTGCTCCGCATGCTCCAGCTGGCCCTTTGCTCTCCTGAGGCCCCATTTAAAGCAGAGCTGCACGGGGAAGCGGGCGATAAGCGCTCAGACAAGAGCTGTGGGAATG GAGTTGTTGCCAGAGGCACCACTGCCATCACACACCTGATCCCATGCACcagagcagcccagcagcagggagagtcACTCCTGAATAACGGAGGCGTACATCCTCCACGTCCTGAACGAAGGCCGCCAcgacttcctcctccttccccgcTCTCAGCTGGGAGAAGGGATAACAACCTCGTGCAGCGGCTTAGAAAACTGTCAGGAAAAACCTATCCCTCCAGAGTGAACTGCAGGGCGATCCTGGTGATGAAATTAATGCTGTTTGCCCTCCCTGCCATATAA
- the LOC141952260 gene encoding uncharacterized protein LOC141952260 isoform X3 produces MSPCPQARGDPGDPAGMGISPRPRPVPSGPDHGACCQPRPQAAPRGHPSRVGTGEAGLAGPTPRTPRPRVAAGPGGGARSVGRSGHGRDRARGAERVPGEIGVRRGLRRTAGSRRGTPPGGGMEGDDVLPVAGGPISQFPMDVSLLRMLQLALCSPEAPFKAELHGEAGDKRSDKSCGNADASRLQHGPEALCARAGPDFRLPLPTQQAAPEEVCRGHGSAAR; encoded by the exons ATGTCCCCGTGCCCCCAGGCTCGGGGCGATCCGGGTGACCCCGCGGGGATGGGGATCTCTCCTCGCCCCCGACCGGTCCCTTCGGGGCCCGACCACGGCGCCTGCTGCCAGCCGCGTCCCCAGGCCGCCCCTCGGGGACACCCGTCCCGCGTGGGGACGGGCGAGGCAGGGCTGGCGGGTCCCACGCCCCGCACCCCACGCCCTCGGGTGGCCGCTGGCCCCGGTGGCGGGGCTCGCTCCGTCGGGCGGAGCGGACACGG CCGGGACAGGGCGAGAGGAGCGGAGCGGGTGCCTGGAGAAATCGGGGTACGGCGAGGACTGAGGAGGACAGCGGGCAGCCGGCGAGGGACACCTCCgggaggggggatggagggggacgATGTCCTGCCCGTCGCTGGTGGCCCCATCAG ccaGTTCCCCATGGATGTATCTCTGCTCCGCATGCTCCAGCTGGCCCTTTGCTCTCCTGAGGCCCCATTTAAAGCAGAGCTGCACGGGGAAGCGGGCGATAAGCGCTCAGACAAGAGCTGTGGGAATG CTGATGCATCCCGGCTGCAGCACGGACCCGAGGCTCTCTGCGCCAGGGCAGGCCCGGATTTCAGGCTCCCGCTGCCTACACAGCAGGCAGCCCCGGAGGAGGTGTGCAGAGGACATGGCTCTGCTGCAAGATGA
- the LOC141952260 gene encoding uncharacterized protein LOC141952260 isoform X4 encodes MSPCPQARGDPGDPAGMGISPRPRPVPSGPDHGACCQPRPQAAPRGHPSRVGTGEAGLAGPTPRTPRPRVAAGPGGGARSVGRSGHGRDRARGAERVPGEIGVRRGLRRTAGSRRGTPPGGGMEGDDVLPVAGGPISQFPMDVSLLRMLQLALCSPEAPFKAELHGEAGDKRSDKSCGNGAGCPVQL; translated from the exons ATGTCCCCGTGCCCCCAGGCTCGGGGCGATCCGGGTGACCCCGCGGGGATGGGGATCTCTCCTCGCCCCCGACCGGTCCCTTCGGGGCCCGACCACGGCGCCTGCTGCCAGCCGCGTCCCCAGGCCGCCCCTCGGGGACACCCGTCCCGCGTGGGGACGGGCGAGGCAGGGCTGGCGGGTCCCACGCCCCGCACCCCACGCCCTCGGGTGGCCGCTGGCCCCGGTGGCGGGGCTCGCTCCGTCGGGCGGAGCGGACACGG CCGGGACAGGGCGAGAGGAGCGGAGCGGGTGCCTGGAGAAATCGGGGTACGGCGAGGACTGAGGAGGACAGCGGGCAGCCGGCGAGGGACACCTCCgggaggggggatggagggggacgATGTCCTGCCCGTCGCTGGTGGCCCCATCAG ccaGTTCCCCATGGATGTATCTCTGCTCCGCATGCTCCAGCTGGCCCTTTGCTCTCCTGAGGCCCCATTTAAAGCAGAGCTGCACGGGGAAGCGGGCGATAAGCGCTCAGACAAGAGCTGTGGGAATG GTGCAGGGTGTCCAGTCCAGCTGTGA
- the LOC141952260 gene encoding uncharacterized protein LOC141952260 isoform X1, whose product MSPCPQARGDPGDPAGMGISPRPRPVPSGPDHGACCQPRPQAAPRGHPSRVGTGEAGLAGPTPRTPRPRVAAGPGGGARSVGRSGHGRDRARGAERVPGEIGVRRGLRRTAGSRRGTPPGGGMEGDDVLPVAGGPISQFPMDVSLLRMLQLALCSPEAPFKAELHGEAGDKRSDKSCGNGKADGEVPQSLPPLPCAFLAPSSSLRPPFVAVLMRVSHSACHRAGSSLRPCNLELAPRGGIALHTYSSLISGEPLALCPQLNPLKLAKNCREGTGWVDNVVKPCFPRVT is encoded by the exons ATGTCCCCGTGCCCCCAGGCTCGGGGCGATCCGGGTGACCCCGCGGGGATGGGGATCTCTCCTCGCCCCCGACCGGTCCCTTCGGGGCCCGACCACGGCGCCTGCTGCCAGCCGCGTCCCCAGGCCGCCCCTCGGGGACACCCGTCCCGCGTGGGGACGGGCGAGGCAGGGCTGGCGGGTCCCACGCCCCGCACCCCACGCCCTCGGGTGGCCGCTGGCCCCGGTGGCGGGGCTCGCTCCGTCGGGCGGAGCGGACACGG CCGGGACAGGGCGAGAGGAGCGGAGCGGGTGCCTGGAGAAATCGGGGTACGGCGAGGACTGAGGAGGACAGCGGGCAGCCGGCGAGGGACACCTCCgggaggggggatggagggggacgATGTCCTGCCCGTCGCTGGTGGCCCCATCAG ccaGTTCCCCATGGATGTATCTCTGCTCCGCATGCTCCAGCTGGCCCTTTGCTCTCCTGAGGCCCCATTTAAAGCAGAGCTGCACGGGGAAGCGGGCGATAAGCGCTCAGACAAGAGCTGTGGGAATGGTAAGGCAGATGGAGAGGTGCCCCAGTCCCTCCCTCCGCTCCCCTGTGCCTTCCTCGCCCCTTCCTCATCCCTCAGACCACCCTTCGTGGCAGTGCTCATGCGGGTTTCGCACTCCGCGTGCCACCGGGCTGGCAGCAGCCTGAGACCCTGTAACCTTGAGCTCGCACCTCGGGGAGGCATCGCTCTTCACACTTACAGCAGTTTAATTAGCGGTGAGCCCTTGGCCCTCTGTCCCCAGTTAAACCCACTGAAACTGGCCAAAAATTGCAGGGAGGGCACAGGATGGGTGGATAATGTGGTTAAGCCTTGCTTCCCCAGAGTGACCTAA